The following are encoded in a window of Castanea sativa cultivar Marrone di Chiusa Pesio chromosome 5, ASM4071231v1 genomic DNA:
- the LOC142634586 gene encoding uncharacterized protein LOC142634586: MRKEMDELRSTIKEKTDRSLDRMVKRTDSPFTTAVLECPMPMKFHLPQLKPFDLLKDPLDHLNMFKTTLGLQQHPNAILCCSFPTTLKGATREWFTKLPTLSIDNFEQLGNSFLRHFVRGQRPRRPTDHLLTIRQGEKETLRSYAKLFTQETFKVDEAYDKVQLITFKVGLKSREFLVSFVKNSPKTMARMLLKVQKYMNAEDALAAIEDVENSNERERKEDN, encoded by the coding sequence atgagaaaggagatggacgagctgagGAGCACAATTAAGGAAAAAACGGACCGGAGCCTAGATAGGATGGTCAAGAGGACGGATTCACCCTTCACGACGGCGGTCCTAGAATGCCCAATGCCAATGAAGTTTCATCTACCTCAGCTCAAGCCGTTTGACTTGCTGAAAGACCCTCTAGATCACCTCAACATGTTCAAGACAACCCTAGGTCTTCAACAGCATCCTAACGCAATTCTATGCTGTTCTTTCCCCACCACCCTTAAAGGAGCTACGAGGGAGTGGTTCACGAAGTTGCCAACATTGTCCATCGACAACTTTGAGCAGTTGGGCAATTCCTTCTTACGCCACTTTGTTAGGGGACAACGCCCAAGAAGGCCAACAGACCACTTGCTTACCATCAGGCAAGGAGAAAAGGAGACCCTGAGGTCGTATGCGAAGCTTTTCACTCAAGAAACTTTTAAGGTCGACGAAGCTTATGACAAGGTACAGCTAATAACCTTTAAGGTTGGTTTGAAGTCCAGGGAGTTTTTGGTCTCGTTCGTGAAGAATTCCCCTAAAACGATGGCAAGGATGCTCTTGAAGGTgcagaagtacatgaatgccgAAGATGCCCTAGCAGCAATAGAAGATGTAGAGAATTCCAATGAGAGGGAAAGAAAGGAAGACAACTAA
- the LOC142634587 gene encoding uncharacterized protein LOC142634587 has protein sequence MKLNKGLVLFLPKLRKVISEREIQTMVVFSLAIQIILIVMGYKRKVSNSNKIVLLLWVAYQLAGWFATVSLSIISNHFAPDTKDPKFSIAAFWAPFFLLHLAGPDTITAYSLEDNALWRRQALILVGQVGVTIFIIFRAWENELLNFLAVVMLIPGLIKIGERIWVLRSGSSENFKATTLRRPDPGPNYARFMEEYQLKKDEGLDVTLDTLIEARFVSDISLPMLKNCKIPDAAILQRAYVMFQTFKQIFSDLILSIQDIKNSQSYFQKVSFEEAFNVIEVELGFMYDVFYTKAFLVYSLKPGCFLRLTSFCSTLVVLLVFSTVGDNKHLYTLGDRVITYVLLCGAISLEIYSVLIILTSDWSMHWLSKHENATVDLLYRAISVISSIPFLAQKKRWRNKMGQYNLIKYCTECKPARCGLIQRFLFYHEMLEKNRYQELKEVSQDLKKLIFQHLLEKSRSAKDLKPCTELCACRGDRVLKKSKCSDCIRKEESKTQHEKVLKYSKCSNCIRKEESRIFHETVEEESDHVDKDAKCLNEINRKYRNILQESVEVEFDQSILQWHIATSLCYNVDQNTHQNTSCQNHSEASKLLSDYMLYLQVMRPIMLPNGIEQIRFQDTLAEAKIFFEERSVSDEIQASKKLLVVNTDIPPSVVKGDRSKSVLFDGCRLAKSLQCLEIDKKWELVSNVWIEMMCYAATKCRWNHHAQQLCRGGEFFTHVWLLMAHLGITEQFQISKGHARAMLVIQ, from the coding sequence GTTTCCAACAGCAACAAAATTGTCCTCCTTCTGTGGGTTGCCTACCAATTAGCAGGATGGTTCGCAACTGTATCGCTGAGTATAATCTCCAATCACTTCGCACCTGACACCAAAGACCCGAAGTTTTCCATAGCAGCATTCTGGGCTCCATTTTTTCTCTTGCACCTTGCTGGTCCAGACACCATTACAGCGTACTCCTTGGAAGACAATGCATTGTGGCGGAGGCAGGCTCTAATTCTAGTTGGCCAAGTAGGAGTGACTATCTTTATCATCTTTAGAGCCTGGGAAAATGAGTTGCTGAATTTTCTGGCAGTTGTGATGTTGATTCCTGGGTTAATCAAGATTGGGGAGAGAATCTGGGTTCTGAGGTCTGGAAGCAGTGAAAACTTTAAAGCAACCACACTTCGTCGTCCTGATCCGGGTCCCAATTATGCTAGATTCATGGAAGAATACCAATTAAAGAAAGACGAGGGGTTAGACGTCACATTAGATACGTTGATTGAAGCTCGTTTTGTATCAGATATTTCCCTTCCTAtgctaaaaaattgtaaaatccCAGATGCAGCCATTCTTCAACGGGCATATGTAATGTTCCAGACTTTCAAGCAGATATTTTCCGATCTCATACTGAGCATCCAAGATATAAAGAATAGCCAATCCTACTTTCAGAAAGTCTCGTTTGAAGAAGCCTTTAATGTGATTGAGGTTGAGCTAGGATTCATGTACGATGTGTTTTATACAAAGGCTTTCTTAGTTTATTCTCTAAAGCCTGGTTGTTTTCTACGTCTTACTAGTTTCTGTTCTACCTTGGTTGTACTTTTGGTTTTCTCGACTGTAGGTGACAACAAGCACCTTTACACACTAGGCGACAGAGTCATCACTTATGTATTGCTGTGTGGAGCCATCTCGCTAGAGATATATTCAGTGTTGATAATTCTTACCTCAGACTGGTCAATGCATTGGCTTAGTAAGCATGAGAATGCAACGGTGGATCTCTTGTATAGAGCAATTTCAGTGATTTCATCAATTCCATTTTTGGCTCAGAAAAAGAGGTGGCGAAATAAAATGGGACAatacaatctaataaaatattGCACGGAATGCAAGCCAGCCAGGTGTGGTCTTATCCAGAGGTTCTTATTCTATCATGAAATGTTAGAGAAGAATCGGTACCAAGAGCTTAAGGAGGTTTCTCAGgatttgaagaaattgatatttcagcATCTTCTAGAGAAATCAAGGAGTGCCAAAGATCTCAAGCCTTGCACGGAATTATGTGCTTGTAGGGGGGACAGGGTTCTTAAAAAGTCGAAATGCTCTGATTgcatcagaaaagaagaaagtaaaACACAACATGAGAAGGTTCTAAAATATTCGAAATGCTCTAATTgcatcagaaaagaagaaagtagAATATTCCATGAGACAGTGGAGGAAGAATCTGATCATGTTGATAAAGATGCAAAATGTTTGAATGAAATAAACAGAAAATATCGTAATATACTCCAAGAGAGCGTCGAGGTAGAATTTGACCAAAGCATTCTTCAGTGGCATATTGCAACAAGCCTATGTTATAATGTTGATCAAAACACACACCAAAACACTAGTTGTCAAAATCATAGTGAGGCCAGCAAGTTGTTATCAGACTATATGTTATATCTTCAAGTCATGCGTCCTATCATGCTGCCTAATGGGATTGAACAAATCAGGTTCCAAGATACATTGGCCGaggctaaaatattttttgaagaaagatctGTATCTGATGAAATCCAAGCATCGAAAAAGTTACTTGTAGTGAATACTGATATTCCTCCATCTGTTGTGAAAGGAGACAGAAGCAAGTCAGTGCTATTTGATGGATGTCGACTTGCTAAATCTTTGCAATGCCTGGAGATTGATAAGAAGTGGGAATTGGTAAGTAATGTATGGATTGAAATGATGTGTTATGCTGCGACAAAGTGTCGATGGAACCATCATGCTCAGCAGCTCTGTCGAGGCGGAGAGTTTTTCACTCATGTGTGGCTTCTTATGGCACATCTTGGTATAACTGAgcagtttcaaatttcaaaaggtCATGCAAGGGCTATGCTGGTAATACAGTGA
- the LOC142634585 gene encoding uncharacterized protein LOC142634585 produces the protein METKIQNFVWKNIVYRFGIPRTIISNNGWQFDSQSFKEFCLVLGIKNQFSSRPPPGQWKDISDEPDIAQDHQNSGGRSKTIVRTQTGETPFRLTYGIEAVIPVEVGINSMRRQVFSESSNDDQLRVNLDFLDEVRDGASQTMTKCQQKMAEYCNKRVKLKRLNIGDLVLRKVTPATKDQTQGKLGLT, from the coding sequence ATGGAGACAAAGATCCAGAACTTCGTGTGGAAGAATATAGTTTACAGATTTGGAATACCACGGACGATCATATCGAACAACGGGTGGCAATTTGACAGTCAAAGCTTCAAAGAATTTTGCTTGGTATTGGGGATCAAGAACCAGTTTTCGTCTAGGCCACCCCCAGGCCAATGGAAAGACATAAGTGACGAACCGGACATTGCTCAAGATCATCAAAACTCGGGTGGAAGAAGCAAAACTATAGTGAGAACCCAAACAGGAGAAACTCCCTTCAGGCTTACCTATGGCATTGAGGCAGTAATTCCAGTTGAAGTGGGAATCAACAGCATGAGAAGACAAGTCTTTAGTGAAAGCAGCAACGACGATCAGCTGAGAGTTAACTTGGATTTCTTGGATGAAGTAAGGGACGGAGCATCCCAAACGATGACAAAGTGCCAACAGAAGATGGCTGAATACTGCAACAAGAGAGTGAAACTCAAGCGACTAAACATAGGGGACCTCGTTTTACGTAAAGTCACGCCCGCTACTAAGGATCAAACCCAGGGGAAGCTTGGTCTAACctag